The window AAGATCAGGCTCTCCAGCTTCCTGGCCTTGAAGCCCTTCTCGGGCAGCTCGCTTTTCAGACGGCGCACCCCGACCTCGCGCAGAGCCTTCTCGTCGATGCTCGCGCCACGGGTGAAGCGACGCCCGTCGATCATCTCCAGGAGGGCGGTGAAGGACTCGGAGTAGCCGTTGTGCGGCGTCGCGCTCAGGAACAGGCGGTGCTCACAAGCCTCGGCGAGCTTCGTCGTCGCAATGGTCCGCTTGCTGTCCACGGCGTAGCCGCGCTGCCCCGGCGCCGTGGTCGGGCTGGCCGGAGCCACGTGATGCGCCTCATCGACGACCAGCACGTCGAAGGCGTAACGGCGGGCGGTGGAGGAGTCGCGCATGTCGGCCAGGACGTCACGCAGCAGGCGCTGGGCGCGCAGCGAAGGCAGCCACGCCATGCTCACGATCACCCGGGGGAACAGCCGGAACGGGTTCGCGTTCAGTCCGTGACTGCGCCGTACCTTCGCCATCAGCTCACTGTTGACGATCACGAAGTCCAAGCCGAACTTCTCCCGCATCTCGTCCTGCCACTTCAGCGACAGACTCGGCGGACAGACGATGATCACCGAGCGGGCGCGGTGGCGGAGCAGTAGCTCCTGTACAACCAGCCCGGCCTCGATGGTCTTGCCCAGGCCGACGTCGTCGGCGAGCAGCAGGTTCGTACGCGATGACTTCAAGGCGCGGCTCAGCGGCACCAGCTGGTAGGCCTCCACGTTCGCGCCACTGCGGAACGGAGCCTGGAACGAGTCGGCGTCGGCGGAGGTCACGGCGCCCCACCGGACGGCGTCGACGAAGGCGGCCAGGGTGTTCGGGTCGTCGAAGGCTTCGGGACGCACAGACTCCGGGAGCCCCTGGTCGGGGGCGACGGTGTGTCCGACCTCCAGTTCCCACACCACGGAGAGCTCCTGACCGAGGCGGTCCTCCTCCAGCGACTGCAGGCTCACCACGTGGGAGAGGCCGGCTACGCCCTCGTCAGCGGGGCTGCGGGGCAGACCCTGGCGGCGGACGTCGGCGACGGCCCAGGTGGAGCCCCGCACGTTGACCACCTGGCCGGGCTCCGGTACCGGCGGCAGACCCGCCGTGGCGGCAGTACTCGGCTGTGCTCCTTGCGGAGATTCCGTAGTGGTCGCCATCCGAGCAGACTCCTCCATCAGCACTTCACATACCGGCCCGAACCCGGCCTTACGGCACGCCTTTACGGCGCGCTCACGCAAGATCGCAGAGGGTTCCCGTGCCCAGTATTCCTGATCACCCCGGGTTTCCTGGGGTCGATCCGCGAGATCTGGAGGGATCCCGGACCGCGGGCCGTATCCCACATCCGGTGCCAGGTCGTCTGTGACGGGCCAGGGTGCCGCGGCCCAGGACTGCCGGGAGGCGTAGGGCGGGGTGAAGAGCTGGTCTACGGCACTCGCGCCGATCATGAGCAGGGCGTGCCGCCGGATTTGCGCAGGGTGTTCAGAACCGGTTCGCGTACAAGGCATGGGTGATGTATCCACAGTTCATGTGGTGATCCGGGTGGTGGGCGTTACTGGCACAGGTCCCACCCACCACCGTGATGTCAGCGCGAGATACTGGTGAACCTGCGCCCGACCTTGAGGTAGAGCTCGTCCTGCTCGGTGGTGGTCTCGGCCAGTACGGCCGCGAGCGTCTGCTGCCCGGCGGCTTCCCGCGGCGGACCGCCGAGTTGCTCGCGGCGAAGCCCAGGACCTGGTCGAGCAGGCACTCAGCGGGGTCGCCCCGTGCTCCTTGACGGAGACGACCGGGAGGTTCTGGGTGTCGCCGAAGGTCCGCTTGGAAAAGCGGGCTGTGAACTCGGCGCGTGCTGCGTCGGCGGCCTCCAGTCCGTGGAGGGCCGTGGTGACCTCGCCGGCCAGGATGCGCTTAACGGCCATGGGGTGGGCGGTGCCGTCGGCGACGCGGTCCGTGACTGTGGTGATTTCCTTGTCGGTCCACTCGGTGAGCTGCCTGGATTTCGGTAGGGCCGAAGGCCCGAAGCGGCAGGTCTCGCGGGTGTGCCCAGCTGCGGCTACGTCCGTACCCACCGAGCCGAGGACGACACGAGCCCCTGCCCGCGCTGCCAGAGCACTGCAATCGGCGACCGCGAGTGTCTGCACCGGGTCCTGGAGCCCACCCGGTGTCACCTCCGGGACCGGCAAAACGACGCCTGAATCAGGGACGACTCGGACTACCGCGAGCGGCTCAACTACACCGTCGTCACGGCTGTCGACATCGCCACCGAGGGCATCGAGTGCGCCTGGCGTCACCAGCAGGCCACCTTCGGCTGGGACTTCAGCAGACGCACCGTGGTTCGGGCGTTCAACCTCGGCCAGGCTCGCTTCGATGTCCCCGCCACCGACTCATTCGCGGGTGAAGACGTCCGGCTCAACCCCTTCTACGTGTGCACCCAGTGCGGCGGGGCCACGGCGAAGGGACGGCCCGCCCCGGACCAGTCGCCGGACGCCCTGAGCCGGTCCCTCGCCCGCCGGCCCGACCGATCCCACTACCGGCCCTGGTGCCCGCGTTTCCGAGACCTAGGGCGGCAATCCCGATCACCTGGAAGCCGTCGTCGCCTCCATGCCCGACCAGTCGGGCGGCGGTGAGATCCGGCGCCGCTTCCTCGTGGTGTACGACACCCTTCCCTGCGGAACCGGCTATCTGCACCGCCTCGCCAACCCGGACACCTGCCGGGACGTACCCGTCGCGGCACGCCACCGCATCGACACTTACCCCTGCAAGGAGGAACGCAAGGCGGCCTGTCACCGCTGCCTCCCGAGGCATGTGGCGGGCACTGAATACGCGCACGTGAGCTGCGCCGCAGCTCTCGGACTGCTGCGTGAAGTCTTCGGCGACATGGTCGAAGGCTGGCAGGTTGCCCCCGTCGCCGTCACCCACGACATCCCCTGGGACGCCAGGCGGAGAGCGAACTTGAAGCCCGATTCCTTGAAGGCCTCGTCGCCTGGGCTCGCCGTAAAGACACCCAGGCAAGCGTCAGACACGCCCAGGACCCGTCGGGCACCATCGCCACCGAACTCGCCGCACTGGGCCGTGACGCCGAGGCGGCAGGGAGCAGACCCGAGGACAAACCCGGCGGGCTGAGGAATTTCCCGATCTTCGGCGGACGCGGCTTCATCCAGTTCCTCGCCGTTCCCCGGCAAGAGTGCGTCTACATCTGCAACGTCGTGTGGCACGGGTGACGTTGCCCTGAGGGCGCGGTCAGGCCGCAGGCACCGGGTCGGCGCTGCCGGAGGCTGTGGTCGATGGCGAGCGCACTGCTCGTGATGCCCAGGTGGCAGGAAGAACAGCGCCAGGCGTCGGCGCGCGCGGAAACCCTTTGGTTTCACGGGGCAGTTGGTGCTGGAAGGGCCTCTGTGCCGCAATGGACTGCCCCACTCGGCACAACCTTGCGGAAGGCCGTCGGTCTGAAAAGGCATACACACGTCCGCGAGCTGCCGGGGGTGGTCGTGCGACGAATAGGTATTGCACTGGCCGCGACAATGCTGGCGGGTGGCGGCCTGTTGACTGGCACCGTTCCGGCGGTGGCCGCGCCGACAGCCGTGGACTGTGCCGTGACGTGGGGGAGCCTGGACAAGACCGGTGACTCCGTTACCTCCAGGCGATTGACCGACGTGCGGACCGGACAGCACGAGTGCTTCGACCGGCTGGTCTTCGACGCCGAGGGCACGGCGGCCGACTCGATTGGTTACACGGTCCGCTACGTCGACGTGCTGCACCAAGACCCGAGCGACGTCGTGGTTCCGATCAAGGGCGGAGTCATTCTGGAGATCTCGCTGTTCTCCCCGCGCTACGACCCGGCGACCGGTCAGCCCTACCCGCCGCTTCCGTCAGTCAATGTCACCGGGTACCGGACCTTCCGGGAGTTCAAGGTCACGGGTGGCTCCGAGGGATACACCCAGGCCGGACTGGGCGTCCGCGCCCGGCTGCCGTTCCGCGTCTCCCAGACGGCCAACCATCTCGTAGTGGACGTGGCTCACACCTGGTGACCCCGTACGGCCTCGGGGCGCGTCTTACGTAGCCATCAAGGCAGCCAAACAAGCGCAATCACTGCACGTTTATGCAGGTCACAGCGCTGCGGTGACAGTCCCCGGCGTACAGCCCGACTCGTCTGCCGCTATCAGCGGCTTTGCCTTGGGAAGGGCCTCTGATCTGCGCCGGAGGCTCTTTCTGGTCTTTCGGAGGCTTGCCGGGTTAGGCGACGAAGAGTCCCTCGGAAGTCCCTCAGACAGCGCTGAAAGTCCCTGAAAAGTCCCTGGGCGGAGGGACGGATGGCGCCTCTGAGCTGGTTCGGGTCGATGGGATCACGCGGTCGCTCTACCCCGCAGCCTTGCAACTGCCGTGAGAAGAGGTGATCTGCGGTGGACTGTTCGTGGTCTGGGGCCGGTGCACCTCGTAATGCGTAGGTCGGGTTCGAAGCCTGAAGGCCCCTCCATGAAGGCCCAGGTCAGACCTTCATTGCCCTGGGCCTATTGCCTTTCGTGGACGAGTCTCGCTGTCTCTGACCGGGCCGAGGGCCACCGCTGGGGGGAGTTGGTGGATAACCAATGGACAAGCGTGTAACGGGCGTGCAGAGCCGTGGACGAGCGCACTCACGAGAACCGGCCTGTCGCGCCGGAGGCAATGGACGGCTGTGGGTCTGTGTCTCTCGGGCTGTCGACAGCAACGCTGTCGGGGGAGTTCCACAGATCGGGCGGGTCGAGCCAGCGACTGGTGAAGAATCAGCCGGGTGGACAACGAGATTCAGCTGATCAGCGACGGTGACGGATTGACGGTCATCGGGAGTGAGACGGATGTCGAACGCTTCCTCGTCTCGGAGGGACTGTCGTCGAAGGGCCTCGGATTGCGATGGCTCAAGTCCGTCGCCGGTACCGGGGCTGTGGTCGCGCAGGCAGGTTCGGACATTGCCGCCGAATCGGCTTGCTGGGTGAAGCTGACCCGGGAGTCGGCACAGGTCGTCAAGAAGTACGGGCTGAGGGAAAGCTCGAAGACGGGTCTCAGCACCGGTGTGGTGAAGGGACCCAAAGGCCAGGCCAGGGGTTTCGTCGAATTCGCGAGCGGGCCCCGATCGCTTCTGGGTAACCCGGCGGTTCTCGCTCATGCTGCGGGGATCATGGCGCAGCTCGCGATGCAGCAGACCATGGACGAGATCACCGACTATCTCGCCACGATCGACGAGAAGGTGGAGGACGTGCTCCGCGCTCAGGAGGACGCCGCGTTGTCGGACATGGTCGGAGCGGAGCTCGTGATCGAGGAGGCCATGACCATCCGGGAGCAGGTGGGCCGGGTTTCCAAGATCACGTGGTCGAAGGCGCAGGCCACGCCGGGGGCGATTGCGGCGACCCAGGTGTACGCGTTGCGTCGACTCGACGCACTCGCGGAGAAGATGGAGAGCAAGGCCAAGATCGGTGATCTCGCCGAGGCGGCCAAGGAAGCCGAGTCCAAGGCTCAGGAGTGGTTCGCTGTTCTGGCTCGTTGCTTCCAGCTGCAGGACGCGATCGCCGTGCTCGAACTCGACCGGGTGCTGGACGCGGCTCCGGAGGAGCTGGACCGGCACCGCCTCGGAATTCGGATTGCTCGGCAGAATCGGCTGGATCTCATCTCACGGAGCACCGAGCGTCTGGTGGCCCGGATGAATGCGGCTGCCGGAGCGGCCAACGCAAAGGTGCTGCTGCACCCGACCAAGTCCCCGGCTGTGGTCCAGTCGAGCAACCATGTCGTGACCGGCGTCCATGACTTTCACGGGCGGCTCGGGATCGAGTCCGGTCGCCGGTCGTCGGAGACGAGGCGATGGGCGGCCGCAGCGGCGGAGGTGAGGGACAAGGCGCTTGAGACAGGAGCGAAGGGCGTCGGTGCCGCCAGAAGCCTCGGCAACGCGACCCTCGGCCGGGCCAGCTCGGTAAAGGGCAAGCTCTCCAGCGGGATCGCCGAGCGAGCGCGCCGTCGGCGCGGGGACGAGGAAGAAGCTGAGTGAGCGCCGACCGTCAGCCACGTGCGCAGCTCGACTACACCCTCAACTGCGCAGCGCCGCAATACCGGGGAGGAACGGTCGTCAATGTTTTCCGCTTCGGTGCCGGCGTCGGGGACTTCACCCTTGACGTCCAAGGAGGAGAGCGTCCAGTTCCTCAACGGCCTGGGCGGAATCTGCCCGCCTCGCCAAGGCCCCGCCCGCCCAGGAGGTCGGCAGGTTCCTTGTGCTTCAAGCCGACCACGACAATGCCGTGGAGCCCACTGTCGTGGAGAGTCGGACGGAGGGGGAATCCTCCTGCAGCAGTCCGGAGCCATGATTAACGCGGACTTACAAAAGGAACATCCGTCGTGCTCGCCGACTCGTTGCGTTGCATGCGGAAGGAGGGGGAGAGCGAGGATGTCGAAGCGCACTCGACGCGCAGTTGTGCTCGCTGCTGAACAGCGCGCGGTCGACCACGCGTACTTCTGTCTGGAGCGGGCTCGGCAGGTGGCGTCGGAGTTGAGCGGCCTTGACGCCGCGGCCAGCGGCAAGGACTCCATCGACGCCCGGCGGACCTGGGAGCGGGAGTTGGCGTCCCTCGACATCGCAGGTAAGTCTCTCGTCTTCATGAGGGCTGATGTCGACGAGGGCGAGGGCCGCGAGACGTTCTACGTGGGGCGCCGCCTGGTGCGCGACCAGCAACTGAATCCCGTTGTGGTCTCCTGGAGTTCGCAGGCCGCGGTGAACTGGCGGCTGACCAGCGAGGGTGATCCGGGACAGGTGCTTCTGTTGCGTCAGATCATCTGTGATCAGCAGGTGGTCAAGCGCTATCTCGATCTCCACGGATCGGTAGCGGAACCACCGGTAGGACCAGCAATTCCGGCGGCGCCGGGTGCAACTGCCACGCCGGACACGGCGGCCGAGGAACCGGCGTGGCGTGATCCGCTCCTTGAGGAGATGGACCGTGCGCGCGACGGCTCGATGCACGACATCGTTGAGACCATCCAGCGGGAACAGCTCCGGCTCGTGGCGGAGGAACCTGCGGGCGTGCTCGTGATCCAGGGCGGTCCGGGCACGGGCAAGACGGCGGTGGGCCTGCACCGCATTACCTGGCTGCTGGACAACAAGCACCGGACAGCCAGGGAAATCCTCGTCATCGGCCCCAACCGGGGATTCCTCGACTACGTGGGCGTCACCCTGTCCGAACTCGGCAGCGACGACGTGTCGATGCTTGAACTGCCCGCGCTCTGGTCAGCGGCCGCGTCGCCCCGAGATCCCCGTCCGGTCGCCGCGGTGAAGGCTGATCCGAGGATGGCTGAGGTGCTGCGTAGGGCCGTCGACCGTGAGACGACGAGTTCGGCGGAACGGTTGACCGCACTCGTGGGTGGGCCGGTCTTCACTTTCGAGTTGAACCGCCGCGAAGTCGTCGTCCCCGTGGAGGAGATAGCGGGGATCGCTGGTGCGGCGCTGGCCGGCGACAGCCCATACCAGGTGCGCCGGGAGCGGTGCGTACAGTGGATCACGCAACACCTGACCGAAGTCTACGTCGGGCTGTTGCCCGGCCCCGCCGACATCGACTACCTGGCCGAGACGGCAAGGGCACGCCCCGTCGTACGCCTCCTCAAGCGGATCTGCCCCAGCCTTGCAGCCCAGGACGTGCTGCGTGGCCTGTTCTCCGGCGTGGCCACCCTCAGCCGGGCCGCCGAGGGCATTCTGTCGGCCGCCGAACAGGACCTGCTCACCGCACCCCGCCCGGGGGCCGGTCCAGGTAGCCGTACGACGCGCTCGCAGACCGAGCCGAGCCGCGAAGACCTAGTCCTTCTCGATGAGTTGGAGTACGTACTGGGCGGACGCCCCCAGAAGGTGTACAGGCACCTGGTCGTCGACGAAGCACAGGATGTCACGCCGATGGAGGCCAGAGCCCTGGCACGTCGCTGCCCCAGCGGTTCGATGACAGTGCTCGGGGACCTTGCACAGTCGACCGGGCCCTACCCCCACCAGGACTGGGACGGGTTCGGGAAGGTGCTCGCTGGCCGGGACGGATGGCGGATCACCCAGTTGCTCACGGGGTTCCGCGTACCGGGAGAGGTCATGGCCTTCGTGGCCCGGCTGGGGGAGCACTGCGCGCCCGGCGTGGCAGTGCCCGACTCGGTGCGCGACACGGGTACGGACGTCGCTGTGGTCCAAGGGGCAGAGGCGGGCACTCTGGCCGCCGCGGCCGTGGCACGGCTACGGGCGAGCGCGGCTAACGGAGCGGATGAACGCTCGATCGGCGTGATCGTGCCGCCGGGCGGCACGTGGGCCAGCGACATGGTGCGCGCGCTCGGTCCGGAGAGTCTCGGGAGCCTTGCCGTCCTCACCCCGGCTGAGGCGAAGGGACTTGAATTCGACCACGTCGTCGTGGTGGAACC is drawn from Streptomyces liliifuscus and contains these coding sequences:
- a CDS encoding UvrD-helicase domain-containing protein; this translates as MSKRTRRAVVLAAEQRAVDHAYFCLERARQVASELSGLDAAASGKDSIDARRTWERELASLDIAGKSLVFMRADVDEGEGRETFYVGRRLVRDQQLNPVVVSWSSQAAVNWRLTSEGDPGQVLLLRQIICDQQVVKRYLDLHGSVAEPPVGPAIPAAPGATATPDTAAEEPAWRDPLLEEMDRARDGSMHDIVETIQREQLRLVAEEPAGVLVIQGGPGTGKTAVGLHRITWLLDNKHRTAREILVIGPNRGFLDYVGVTLSELGSDDVSMLELPALWSAAASPRDPRPVAAVKADPRMAEVLRRAVDRETTSSAERLTALVGGPVFTFELNRREVVVPVEEIAGIAGAALAGDSPYQVRRERCVQWITQHLTEVYVGLLPGPADIDYLAETARARPVVRLLKRICPSLAAQDVLRGLFSGVATLSRAAEGILSAAEQDLLTAPRPGAGPGSRTTRSQTEPSREDLVLLDELEYVLGGRPQKVYRHLVVDEAQDVTPMEARALARRCPSGSMTVLGDLAQSTGPYPHQDWDGFGKVLAGRDGWRITQLLTGFRVPGEVMAFVARLGEHCAPGVAVPDSVRDTGTDVAVVQGAEAGTLAAAAVARLRASAANGADERSIGVIVPPGGTWASDMVRALGPESLGSLAVLTPAEAKGLEFDHVVVVEPAAIVAGESVGLRHLYVALTRCTQSLTVVHTLPLPPQIGGSDRLPASAPSPRDAEGSAADPGVSLCSRYFADGSSCTHSTHQADKWCRTAPCGGFRTAEPVVVAQPRRLAPLSGARDQGRLSLGARQRAAVRVSSGACGAFVARHRGGLREAAVELHAMLVPFVERARHLRAADGTWVLDLAGFRIVLSPEADTITGYDAAHAERSFAQFEAGVASRVGKDARATRRSVLTAAVRESGPPLDGEELVRLLDAEAVHATASACAGYERAGQIRGMADEAFVRAMRGALADDLRTADIELLETCVIVEGSRFQWRLSADGRSLFAVCEPGTDYRRPPAFHDSLPEPRRATMFTTDPAPQLVEDEQAEEERPAEVSRGLERLVAARTVASRADRSHEALRHRLLADLYESAPEVGESTFVDAWCTRADGTVLFDVLGSEECTYPSIRESVLHLMEVSHLRTEGQAEFLVIVLGGEPAEPWMADAVDGAFSVLLAWRAHGTWAGPGARHIVS
- a CDS encoding DUF1998 domain-containing protein — translated: MEAVVASMPDQSGGGEIRRRFLVVYDTLPCGTGYLHRLANPDTCRDVPVAARHRIDTYPCKEERKAACHRCLPRHVAGTEYAHVSCAAALGLLREVFGDMVEGWQVAPVAVTHDIPWDARRRANLKPDSLKASSPGLAVKTPRQASDTPRTRRAPSPPNSPHWAVTPRRQGADPRTNPAG
- a CDS encoding AMIN-like domain-containing (lipo)protein codes for the protein MRRIGIALAATMLAGGGLLTGTVPAVAAPTAVDCAVTWGSLDKTGDSVTSRRLTDVRTGQHECFDRLVFDAEGTAADSIGYTVRYVDVLHQDPSDVVVPIKGGVILEISLFSPRYDPATGQPYPPLPSVNVTGYRTFREFKVTGGSEGYTQAGLGVRARLPFRVSQTANHLVVDVAHTW